The stretch of DNA ACGGTGAATAACTTAAGCTCAATCTCTGAGAACTCAACAGCTGCGCGTTCACGTATTCGTGATACAGACTTCACTGTTGAAACTGCTCAATTGACTAAGAACCAGATCCTACAGCAGGCTGGTACTTCAATCTTAGCTCAGGCGAACCAGTTACCTCAGGCAGCGCTTAGTCTTCTAGGTTAATAAAGACGAGCCACTGGCCACAATGACGACTAATAAAAGTTAGTCGTCTATACTAAAACCAATGGCAGTTTACTGACCATTGGTTTTGTGGTTTAAGCAGTTGATAAAATGGTGATTACAATGAATACTATCAACGCTGCTTCTACAGCAGCAATTCAAAATCAAGAACGGTCTGGCGCAAGTCAAGCCACCGACCTTAACAAAAAAGCAGAGACGCAAGCGATTGCGAACAAAGCAGTGTCGGATGTGAATGGCGTTGAGTCGGTGGAAGCAATAGCCGGAAAAGATCAAATCAGTAAGGTTGTTAAAGAATCGCAAGCGGGTGATGAACAACAAGTTTTAGAAGAAGTGGCATCTAACTTGCAAAACTTTGTTAATTTAATTGATAAAGAATTAAAGTTTACGGTCGATACAGAGACAGGTAGGCAAGTTGTTACAGTTAAAGATGGAACCAATGGTGAAATAATTCGCCAAATACCATCTGAAGAAGTTTTAA from Psychrosphaera aestuarii encodes:
- a CDS encoding flagellar protein FlaG — encoded protein: MNTINAASTAAIQNQERSGASQATDLNKKAETQAIANKAVSDVNGVESVEAIAGKDQISKVVKESQAGDEQQVLEEVASNLQNFVNLIDKELKFTVDTETGRQVVTVKDGTNGEIIRQIPSEEVLKLAQNLAKITDVFHVSGNILETKV